Sequence from the Bacteroidales bacterium genome:
ACACCTGATATGTACGCGCAATTGCAAAACATCATCGAAAAAGCCTGGGAAGAAAGGGAATTGTTAAAGGAACAGCTTACCCAGGATGCTATCCGGGAAACAATCGAACTGCTCGATAAGGGGAAAATACGTGTAGCACAGCCCGGTAATGACGGATGGCAGGTCAACCAGTGGGTAAAAAAAGCCGTCATTCTATATTTTCCTATCCAGAAGATGGAAGTTACCGAACTGCCGCCCTTTGAATTCCACGACAAAATAGGCCTGAAGCGCGGTTACAGGGAACTGGGTGTGCGGGTTGTACCGCATGCTGTTGCCCGCTACGGATCGTTCCTGGCCAAAGGGGTCATCATGATGCCTTCGTACGTAAATATTGGAGCGTATGTTGATGAAGACACCATGGTTGATACCTGGGCTACGGTGGGCAGTTGTGCCCAGATTGGCAAAGGGGTGCACCTCAGCGGCGGTGTCGGTATCGGCGGCGTTCTGGAACCGGTTCAGGCAGCTCCGGTCATTATTGAAGACAACTGTTTCATAGGGTCCCGTTGCATCATCGTTGAAGGCGTTCGGATCGAAAAGGAAGCCGTACTGGGAGCCAATGTGGTTCTCACCGGATCAACCAAAATAATTGACGTGAGCGGAAAGGAACCGGTCGAATACCGCGGTGTGGTTCCGGCACGGTCGGTTGTCATTCCCGGAACCCTGCCTAAACAGTTCCCGGCCGGCACATACAACGTACCCTGTGCCCTCATTATCGGGAAACGGAAAGAATCAACCAATCTGAAAACCTCACTCAACGATGCACTAAGGGAATATAATGTTTCGGTGTAATGATCATTGGTTTTGACGCCAAGCGGGCTTTTTTCAACCGGAGCGGTCTCGGCAATTACAGCCGTACCACACTGTGGCAGCTTGTTACGTATTTCCCCGCCCATCAGTATATTCTCTACACGCCTTCCCTGAAAAACAGAATCCAGCTTCCATACGAAGACAAAGTAACTCTGGTCGCCCCTGATCCGGCTCTGCCTTCCTTCCTTTCGTCCTGGTGGCGGTCATTTTATCTTGCCAGGCGCATCAGGCACGACAAACTCAGCCTTTTTCATGGCCTCAGCAACGAGCTTCCCTCCGGAATTCATGCATCAGGCATCCCCTCGGTGGTAACCATTCACGACCTCATCTTTCTCCAATAC
This genomic interval carries:
- a CDS encoding 2,3,4,5-tetrahydropyridine-2,6-dicarboxylate N-succinyltransferase; translation: MYAQLQNIIEKAWEERELLKEQLTQDAIRETIELLDKGKIRVAQPGNDGWQVNQWVKKAVILYFPIQKMEVTELPPFEFHDKIGLKRGYRELGVRVVPHAVARYGSFLAKGVIMMPSYVNIGAYVDEDTMVDTWATVGSCAQIGKGVHLSGGVGIGGVLEPVQAAPVIIEDNCFIGSRCIIVEGVRIEKEAVLGANVVLTGSTKIIDVSGKEPVEYRGVVPARSVVIPGTLPKQFPAGTYNVPCALIIGKRKESTNLKTSLNDALREYNVSV